From Planococcus halocryophilus, the proteins below share one genomic window:
- a CDS encoding HEAT repeat domain-containing protein, whose amino-acid sequence MKFSVLERALENNDVEKVALLLGEISADQHQEATKILIKYLIQTEDKHLRNLLAIALRDIGNEEAISPLINLLSDSRTLGSRGTLLYALEPFDCTAHLEIIIHQFLTGNFEVQAGAYQLIESMNRIVSGDVLLKSLQKVKERLDEIERQQELHTDVLDFLFDLNVT is encoded by the coding sequence ATGAAGTTCAGCGTATTAGAAAGAGCATTAGAAAATAATGACGTGGAAAAAGTAGCACTATTATTGGGTGAAATATCCGCGGATCAACATCAGGAAGCAACCAAAATACTGATAAAGTACCTCATCCAAACGGAAGACAAACATTTAAGAAATTTGCTTGCTATCGCCCTACGAGATATTGGAAATGAAGAAGCAATTTCTCCTTTGATTAATTTGCTTAGCGATTCCAGGACACTCGGAAGTAGGGGAACTTTGTTGTATGCGTTAGAACCTTTTGATTGTACGGCGCATTTAGAGATAATTATCCATCAGTTTTTGACTGGGAATTTCGAAGTACAAGCAGGTGCTTATCAACTTATAGAATCCATGAATAGAATCGTGTCTGGTGATGTATTATTGAAATCCCTGCAAAAGGTAAAAGAGCGACTGGACGAAATTGAAAGACAACAAGAATTACATACTGACGTATTAGATTTTCTGTTTGATTTGAATGTAACTTAA
- a CDS encoding SMI1/KNR4 family protein: MKKVIDIIDSKSIKTGVSLVDLKKAEKQLGALFPDEFKNLYLETNGAEFGEWVLFSLIMIQNQSNRPENLPADMLCIGESKSGDKLCYRIRKRWMQEHVYRWTAKSGNIENKSSTLYEFIDWFVPKKNTGKSQEIGHFAVESGELIVTDPCYSTEDTEMQVHLSNVKKGHWTASISYTDDEVVETLTAYFAEKKPSGKWHVCDRLIGVDSAQAGIFDAAVFGKDESIPGEVENVYGIEMDEKGLKYYVACSDTVASDDQGGTIPGGAIAMSGYGDGMYEVSIKYNIFKEIVGVRINFSDEE; encoded by the coding sequence ATGAAAAAAGTAATTGATATAATTGATTCGAAATCAATCAAGACAGGCGTTTCATTGGTCGATTTAAAAAAAGCTGAAAAACAACTAGGGGCACTTTTCCCAGATGAATTCAAGAATCTTTATCTAGAAACGAATGGCGCCGAATTTGGCGAATGGGTCTTATTTTCACTCATCATGATTCAAAACCAATCCAACAGACCTGAAAACTTACCTGCTGATATGCTTTGTATTGGAGAGAGTAAGAGTGGCGATAAACTTTGCTACCGCATCCGAAAAAGGTGGATGCAGGAGCATGTCTACCGCTGGACAGCCAAAAGTGGAAATATAGAAAATAAATCGTCCACTTTATATGAGTTCATCGATTGGTTTGTTCCCAAAAAGAATACCGGAAAGTCTCAAGAAATCGGCCATTTCGCAGTAGAAAGTGGCGAGCTGATCGTGACGGATCCCTGTTACTCAACCGAAGACACAGAGATGCAAGTTCATTTATCGAATGTAAAAAAAGGGCACTGGACAGCCTCTATTTCTTATACAGACGATGAAGTCGTTGAAACATTAACGGCCTATTTCGCGGAAAAGAAACCGAGTGGCAAATGGCATGTCTGCGATCGGCTGATCGGCGTTGATTCTGCACAGGCTGGCATCTTTGATGCTGCTGTATTCGGGAAGGATGAAAGTATTCCCGGTGAAGTAGAAAACGTTTACGGCATCGAAATGGATGAAAAAGGATTGAAATACTATGTTGCCTGTTCGGATACGGTAGCATCGGATGACCAAGGTGGGACAATCCCTGGGGGCGCGATCGCCATGTCAGGATACGGAGATGGCATGTATGAAGTAAGTATTAAATACAATATTTTCAAAGAGATAGTCGGCGTAAGGATCAACTTTAGTGACGAAGAATAA
- a CDS encoding GNAT family N-acetyltransferase, whose product MEISLNLLQEVDAEALFKFESENRWFFEKMVPSRGDDYYSFETFLRRHQELLKEQKEGLSYFYLITNDVGEIVGRINLFDKKDDIADIGFRVGAIYVGEGIGNQALNLLLKTDLSVKQIRGKTTTVNHASQKVLERNGFKQVRVGEEEFEMNGKIMKFIHYLWENENPRL is encoded by the coding sequence ATGGAGATATCTTTAAATTTGTTACAAGAAGTCGATGCAGAAGCGTTATTTAAGTTTGAGTCTGAAAATCGATGGTTTTTTGAAAAGATGGTTCCAAGTCGAGGAGACGATTACTATTCTTTCGAAACATTTTTAAGAAGACATCAAGAATTGCTGAAGGAACAAAAGGAGGGCCTTTCTTATTTTTACCTGATCACCAATGATGTTGGAGAAATTGTAGGAAGAATCAACTTGTTTGATAAAAAAGATGACATAGCAGACATAGGATTTAGAGTAGGCGCAATATACGTGGGAGAGGGAATCGGAAATCAGGCATTAAATCTACTATTGAAAACTGATCTAAGTGTGAAACAAATACGTGGGAAAACGACGACTGTTAACCATGCATCGCAAAAGGTGTTAGAAAGAAATGGGTTTAAGCAAGTTCGAGTAGGCGAAGAAGAATTCGAAATGAACGGGAAAATAATGAAGTTTATACATTATTTGTGGGAAAATGAAAATCCTCGTTTGTAA
- a CDS encoding DUF4240 domain-containing protein — translation MRRLLWDIIEESKKGKEYLPSEQQYENLIDIMNRYDKVTIEKLYEEWKNIYNQIVNDEFEKLHIDSEEGGIVEGGDDTFYQDFGHWFVAQGETVFKKYQEKGHLAMLEYIDKHHIDEEEYTFENMVYAFHDFID, via the coding sequence ATGAGACGGTTATTATGGGATATCATTGAGGAGTCCAAAAAAGGAAAAGAATATTTGCCGAGTGAACAGCAATATGAAAATCTGATAGATATAATGAATAGATACGATAAAGTAACTATAGAAAAGCTGTATGAAGAATGGAAAAATATTTACAACCAAATTGTGAATGATGAGTTTGAAAAGCTGCATATTGATAGTGAAGAAGGCGGGATTGTAGAAGGCGGTGACGATACTTTCTATCAAGATTTCGGCCATTGGTTTGTCGCTCAAGGCGAAACAGTCTTTAAAAAATATCAAGAAAAAGGACATTTAGCCATGCTTGAGTACATTGATAAGCATCATATCGATGAAGAAGAATATACTTTTGAGAATATGGTTTATGCTTTTCATGATTTTATCGATTGA
- a CDS encoding RNA polymerase sigma factor — MAKNLRDKKLNDEHIEQVMSAYGEYLMRLIYLYVKDWSIAEDILQEVFLLIIKKPISLNIALR; from the coding sequence TTGGCTAAGAATCTTAGAGATAAAAAATTAAATGATGAACACATTGAACAGGTTATGAGTGCTTACGGTGAATACTTGATGCGGTTAATTTATCTATATGTGAAAGATTGGTCGATTGCGGAAGATATCCTTCAAGAAGTTTTTTTACTTATTATCAAAAAGCCAATCAGTTTGAACATCGCTCTTCGCTGA
- a CDS encoding sigma-70 family RNA polymerase sigma factor codes for MAINRCHDYLRSWKNKRIIFTETVGNLLSNSKSIEESYELESDIFNLTRYVLDLPIKYREAILLYYYHEFTINEISKLLNCPESTVKTRLHRAKSLLRNTVDTSEWEGFQDEQI; via the coding sequence ATGGCAATCAATCGGTGCCATGATTATTTGCGAAGCTGGAAAAATAAACGAATTATTTTTACTGAGACTGTTGGGAATCTACTATCGAACTCAAAATCAATTGAAGAATCGTATGAATTAGAATCAGATATTTTCAATTTAACAAGATATGTCTTAGACTTGCCGATCAAATACAGAGAAGCCATTCTTCTTTATTATTATCATGAATTCACTATTAACGAAATATCCAAACTGCTGAACTGTCCGGAAAGTACGGTGAAAACGAGATTGCACAGAGCTAAAAGTTTGTTAAGAAACACTGTTGATACAAGCGAGTGGGAGGGATTCCAGGATGAACAAATTTAA
- a CDS encoding S26 family signal peptidase: MNKFKRDIDDFIGKSPRFSKSLQRNMLLQMQAKERPHKFTVKKYEWFIYAAVFVILLTVVALFAIQIVNDKGQVPQLTSTGGIEKSVVTDTDTDVDIPVFAEYTQPLEIFEFNYDAMDRGNHEYAEYPLVINPLAYKDKKISRGDVVKYEYDFFDGMQETISRVIGLPGETIEILDGQIFVDEQKLDTFYGKAHRLGIGSLEEYNAWFEKNASPNSSTSGMEEIFQMSMEKIYLGEDEVFLIGDDWFRSSQHSLKVEAIQAEVLGYYKP, from the coding sequence ATGAACAAATTTAAGCGGGATATCGATGATTTTATTGGCAAAAGCCCGAGGTTTAGCAAATCTTTACAACGTAATATGCTACTTCAAATGCAAGCTAAAGAACGGCCACATAAATTTACTGTAAAAAAATATGAGTGGTTCATATATGCAGCGGTTTTTGTGATCTTATTGACAGTCGTTGCGCTTTTTGCAATCCAGATTGTTAACGATAAAGGGCAAGTGCCGCAACTAACATCTACTGGTGGCATAGAAAAATCAGTAGTGACTGATACAGATACAGATGTGGACATCCCCGTTTTTGCGGAATATACGCAGCCACTAGAAATTTTTGAGTTTAACTATGATGCGATGGATAGAGGCAATCATGAGTATGCAGAATATCCGCTAGTAATTAATCCATTGGCGTATAAAGACAAAAAGATATCGCGCGGAGATGTTGTTAAATACGAATATGATTTTTTTGATGGAATGCAAGAAACCATCTCTCGGGTTATCGGTTTGCCGGGGGAAACAATTGAAATTTTAGACGGGCAAATTTTTGTTGATGAACAAAAATTGGATACATTTTATGGTAAGGCTCATCGCTTAGGAATTGGCTCTCTTGAAGAATACAATGCATGGTTTGAAAAAAATGCATCCCCTAACAGCAGCACTTCGGGAATGGAAGAGATTTTTCAAATGAGTATGGAAAAAATTTATTTAGGAGAAGATGAAGTTTTTCTCATCGGGGATGATTGGTTTAGAAGCAGTCAGCATTCATTGAAAGTAGAGGCAATACAAGCGGAAGTATTGGGTTATTATAAACCATAA
- a CDS encoding peptide-methionine (S)-S-oxide reductase has translation MEVIYIAGGCLWGVQAFIKTLPGVKATEAGRANGTSHTLDGDYDGYAECVKTEFDPAILTIQDLMAYVFEIIDPYSLNRQGQDVGEKYRTGVYSENPKHLEEVKTFIRERSDCERIVVEVLPLSNYVKSAEEHQDRLTRCPDDYCHIPEKLLSKYK, from the coding sequence ATGGAAGTCATATATATTGCGGGTGGATGTTTATGGGGAGTACAAGCGTTTATCAAAACCTTGCCTGGAGTAAAGGCGACAGAAGCAGGACGAGCAAATGGGACGAGTCATACACTTGATGGGGACTATGATGGCTACGCGGAATGTGTAAAAACAGAGTTTGATCCAGCAATATTGACGATTCAAGACTTAATGGCGTATGTATTTGAAATCATCGACCCCTACAGTTTGAATCGGCAAGGGCAAGATGTTGGTGAGAAATACAGAACAGGCGTGTATAGTGAAAATCCAAAGCATTTAGAAGAGGTAAAGACATTTATTCGTGAGAGAAGCGATTGTGAACGTATAGTTGTTGAAGTGCTGCCTCTTTCTAACTATGTAAAAAGTGCAGAAGAACATCAAGATAGGCTAACGAGATGTCCGGATGATTATTGTCATATCCCAGAAAAGTTGTTGAGTAAATATAAATAG
- a CDS encoding helix-turn-helix transcriptional regulator, with protein sequence MEHRIKERRTSFGYTQEQLSEKLGVSRQTIISIENVRYKPTLELAYKIVTLFQLRIEDVFIFEKESE encoded by the coding sequence GTGGAACATCGCATTAAAGAGCGAAGAACATCATTTGGGTATACGCAAGAACAGCTGTCTGAGAAATTAGGTGTTTCAAGGCAAACAATCATTTCAATTGAGAATGTACGTTATAAACCGACTTTGGAATTAGCGTATAAAATCGTTACTTTATTTCAACTTCGCATTGAAGATGTCTTCATATTTGAGAAAGAGAGTGAATAA
- a CDS encoding murein hydrolase activator EnvC family protein yields the protein MISKWLVTSLSSVLALSILIPTANADTLNELEQKQQQTEQQKSELTSDISEKAGKINQNVSKLDQLTAKIEELNTQITGTETKISNVQAKIDKTKVEIDELKKSIEELEQKIEEREELLRERARAIQLSGGSVDYIDVLLGANSFIDFIDRFSAVNTLIEADREIMREQAADKKLLAEQKEQVESKLAEQESRRLELVGLKASLSSKKTEQAQAVQNLEKEQKRLAAEKNELEFEHAEVLEVSADLEKQIMNEQARLAEIARKEEEERQRKIAAEKAAEEARLQAEAEEAAAAKAAAEEKARAEAEAQAQAKSSAKAESVSKSKAPTPAVTPPVKVEVAPAPAPSAMFIWPASGRHSSGFGGRDIGDGAESHLGQDIANVTGTPISAAATGYVSFAGNMGGYGNVVILTHSIKGQTYATVYAHMSAINVSSGQAVSQGQNVGLVGSTGRSTGPHLHFEIHVGPWNGARSNAVNPMNYF from the coding sequence GTGATATCGAAATGGCTAGTAACTAGTTTATCCTCTGTATTAGCTTTATCAATATTGATACCGACAGCTAACGCAGATACATTAAATGAATTAGAGCAGAAACAGCAACAAACAGAGCAACAAAAAAGTGAATTAACTTCTGATATTAGTGAAAAAGCGGGGAAAATCAATCAAAACGTATCAAAGTTAGACCAATTAACAGCGAAAATCGAAGAATTGAACACACAAATTACCGGTACAGAAACAAAAATCAGTAATGTTCAAGCGAAAATCGATAAAACTAAAGTAGAAATTGACGAGCTGAAAAAGTCAATTGAAGAACTTGAACAAAAAATAGAAGAACGTGAAGAATTGTTGAGAGAACGAGCTCGTGCAATCCAGTTAAGTGGCGGTTCTGTAGATTACATAGATGTCTTACTTGGCGCAAATAGTTTTATTGATTTTATTGATCGTTTTTCTGCGGTGAATACGTTAATAGAAGCAGACAGAGAAATCATGCGGGAACAAGCGGCAGATAAAAAACTGCTAGCTGAACAAAAAGAACAAGTAGAATCCAAGTTAGCTGAACAAGAATCCCGACGTTTAGAATTGGTTGGGTTAAAAGCTTCATTAAGCAGTAAAAAAACAGAACAAGCACAAGCTGTTCAAAACTTAGAAAAAGAACAAAAACGACTGGCAGCTGAAAAAAATGAGTTAGAATTTGAACATGCCGAAGTTCTTGAAGTTAGTGCAGATTTGGAAAAACAAATCATGAACGAACAAGCACGTTTAGCTGAAATTGCTAGAAAAGAAGAAGAAGAACGTCAGCGGAAAATTGCTGCTGAAAAAGCTGCAGAAGAGGCTCGTCTACAAGCAGAAGCAGAAGAGGCTGCAGCTGCTAAAGCCGCAGCAGAAGAAAAAGCTCGTGCAGAGGCAGAAGCACAGGCTCAAGCTAAAAGTAGTGCCAAAGCTGAATCAGTAAGCAAGTCGAAAGCCCCTACACCTGCTGTGACTCCGCCAGTAAAAGTAGAAGTTGCACCAGCACCAGCACCTAGTGCGATGTTTATTTGGCCTGCTTCTGGACGACATTCTTCAGGCTTTGGTGGACGTGATATCGGTGACGGTGCCGAATCGCATCTTGGACAAGACATTGCCAATGTAACGGGTACGCCAATTTCTGCGGCGGCAACTGGTTATGTTTCCTTTGCTGGAAACATGGGTGGCTATGGTAACGTAGTAATTTTAACTCACTCCATTAAAGGTCAAACGTATGCGACTGTTTATGCTCATATGAGTGCTATTAATGTTTCATCTGGACAGGCCGTTTCACAAGGTCAAAATGTTGGACTCGTTGGCAGCACAGGACGATCTACTGGACCACATCTTCATTTTGAAATCCATGTTGGTCCATGGAATGGCGCTCGCTCAAATGCAGTAAATCCAATGAATTATTTTTAA
- a CDS encoding haloacid dehalogenase type II, whose translation MDNSIKAFVFDVYGTLFDVTAIKKECEELYPGYGEKISQTWRSKQVEYFMLRQLMDNYATLYAITHDALKYALNENDLQPSKENEQKLLAAYLHLPLYSESKEVLTQLKDKNLVIFSNGSHDMLDPLVKNAGLDELFDQILSIDDVKQFKPTPASYQYALEQLGIESHEVLFMSSNGWDVSGAKSFGFQTAWINRKGMPVEELDLEPDYIFDDLTGLLKWK comes from the coding sequence GTGGATAATTCAATCAAAGCTTTTGTGTTCGATGTTTACGGAACCTTGTTTGACGTTACGGCGATAAAAAAAGAATGCGAGGAATTATATCCTGGATACGGTGAAAAAATCAGTCAGACATGGAGATCCAAGCAAGTGGAATATTTTATGTTGCGCCAGCTGATGGATAATTATGCCACGCTCTATGCCATTACACATGATGCATTAAAATATGCACTTAACGAAAATGACTTGCAACCAAGTAAAGAAAACGAGCAGAAGTTGTTAGCTGCATATCTGCATTTACCGCTTTACTCAGAATCTAAAGAAGTTCTTACGCAGTTAAAAGATAAAAACTTAGTGATTTTTTCAAATGGCTCTCACGATATGCTGGATCCATTAGTTAAAAATGCCGGTTTAGATGAGTTGTTTGATCAAATTTTGAGTATTGATGACGTGAAACAATTTAAACCAACACCGGCATCTTATCAATATGCGTTAGAGCAACTTGGAATCGAAAGTCATGAAGTTCTCTTTATGTCGTCTAATGGTTGGGATGTATCGGGTGCGAAAAGTTTCGGATTTCAAACAGCTTGGATCAACCGAAAAGGAATGCCGGTCGAAGAGCTTGATCTAGAGCCGGATTATATATTTGATGATTTAACTGGATTGTTAAAGTGGAAATAA
- a CDS encoding redoxin domain-containing protein, with product MTILQLGDKAPLFELPLAEGGTYSLEQDLTDRPGWRFLVFFRGSWCPVCNQDLKEIEESLSYFEGKDVYFTALSTDSQENSLGMKNEHSLSFPLLSDLTTDLLDQYGAYYHGEDAPYEDHGIHGEAAHYLLDEKGNILYQQQQTSPYGRPSATELRKVVQYIKKNLKG from the coding sequence ATGACAATATTGCAACTAGGGGATAAAGCACCATTATTTGAACTACCATTAGCAGAAGGTGGCACTTATTCTCTTGAACAAGATTTGACGGATCGTCCAGGTTGGAGATTTTTGGTCTTTTTCAGAGGATCATGGTGCCCAGTATGTAACCAAGATTTAAAAGAAATTGAAGAAAGCCTTTCTTATTTTGAAGGAAAAGACGTTTATTTTACGGCTCTATCAACGGATAGCCAAGAAAACTCATTGGGGATGAAAAATGAGCATAGCTTAAGCTTTCCACTCCTGTCTGACCTTACAACAGATTTGTTGGACCAGTACGGAGCTTATTACCACGGAGAAGATGCACCGTATGAAGACCATGGAATCCACGGGGAAGCTGCTCATTATTTGCTTGATGAAAAAGGGAATATTCTTTATCAACAGCAGCAAACGAGCCCTTATGGACGTCCGAGCGCAACAGAGCTTCGCAAAGTTGTGCAGTATATTAAAAAGAATTTAAAGGGATAG
- a CDS encoding recombinase family protein, producing MLIGYARPSVEDPECQQQLMLLKSFGCTKIYVEMHASPKNRLQLENLLEQVEVGSRLVVAKLYTFADSTRQLVELLNILETKKTTFFSIHENIDTNNEKEYPFIKILSCLSDFQSDAISEKTKAGLSLAKEKGIVSGRPRKADENVKKAIELYESKQFTLAEIKEKTGISRSTLYRYLEN from the coding sequence TTGTTGATAGGTTACGCAAGACCTAGCGTTGAAGATCCAGAGTGCCAACAACAACTCATGCTTCTTAAAAGTTTCGGCTGCACTAAAATATATGTAGAAATGCACGCCTCTCCAAAAAATCGGTTGCAACTTGAAAATTTGTTGGAACAAGTAGAAGTTGGTAGCCGACTAGTTGTTGCCAAGCTATACACTTTTGCGGATTCTACTCGGCAGTTAGTAGAGCTTTTAAACATACTAGAAACAAAAAAGACCACTTTTTTTTCTATCCATGAAAATATTGATACAAATAACGAAAAAGAGTACCCATTCATTAAAATTTTAAGCTGCTTATCCGACTTTCAAAGTGATGCCATTAGCGAAAAAACCAAAGCAGGCTTATCTCTTGCCAAAGAAAAAGGTATCGTCTCTGGTCGCCCCAGAAAAGCAGACGAAAATGTAAAAAAAGCAATCGAACTGTATGAAAGCAAACAATTTACCTTAGCTGAAATCAAAGAAAAAACCGGTATCAGTAGATCCACTTTATATCGTTATTTAGAGAATTAA
- a CDS encoding SulP family inorganic anion transporter has product MWRKIKTQWFGNVRGDVLAGIVVALALIPEAIAFSIIAGVDPMVGLYASFSIAVIIAFVGGRPGMISAATGAMALLMVPLVRDHGLEYLLAATILTGVIQILFGVFKVAKVMKFIPRAVMIGFVNALAILIFMAQVPHFIGINNLTYVFVAITLAIVYIVPRFFKAIPAPLIALVVLTGAAIYGGLDLRTVGDLGAISQTLPTFLLPNVPFNMETLLIILPYSLALAVVGLLESLLTANIVDDMTSTTSDKNKESRGQGIANFVTGFFGGMAGCAMIGQSIINVKSGGRGRLSAFVAGAFLMFLIIVLGNVVVQIPMPVLVGIMIMVSIGTFDWSSFSYLKKAPKADSIVMLATVMIVVYTHDLSIGVLAGVLLSAIFFVAKISKIKVKKKLLEDTYYEVVGQLFFASVEDFLEKFDYETQGQTVIIDFTESHIWDDSGVGAVDRVVLKFQENGNNVKIVGLDTGSQKLIDQLAVFNNQHVKFPTH; this is encoded by the coding sequence ATGTGGAGAAAAATTAAGACGCAATGGTTCGGAAATGTACGAGGAGATGTCCTGGCGGGAATTGTTGTCGCTCTGGCATTGATCCCGGAAGCTATAGCATTTTCAATCATCGCCGGAGTGGACCCAATGGTCGGGCTGTACGCTTCATTTAGTATCGCGGTTATTATCGCGTTTGTAGGAGGTCGCCCCGGTATGATTTCTGCGGCAACCGGAGCCATGGCGCTGCTAATGGTACCGTTGGTGCGGGATCATGGTTTGGAATATTTATTGGCTGCTACTATTTTAACGGGCGTTATTCAAATCTTATTTGGAGTTTTTAAAGTCGCAAAAGTGATGAAATTCATCCCACGTGCAGTAATGATCGGATTTGTTAATGCACTTGCCATCCTCATCTTCATGGCACAAGTGCCGCATTTTATCGGCATCAATAATTTAACGTATGTTTTCGTAGCTATTACGCTTGCCATTGTCTACATCGTTCCCAGGTTCTTTAAAGCAATCCCAGCGCCATTGATTGCGTTAGTGGTCTTGACGGGTGCTGCAATTTACGGGGGACTAGATTTGAGGACAGTAGGGGATTTAGGTGCTATTAGTCAAACATTGCCGACTTTCCTTCTGCCTAATGTTCCATTTAACATGGAAACTTTACTGATTATTTTACCTTATTCTCTAGCTTTAGCAGTGGTTGGGTTACTTGAATCCTTGTTAACAGCGAATATTGTAGATGATATGACAAGTACAACAAGTGATAAAAATAAGGAGTCTCGAGGACAAGGAATCGCCAATTTTGTCACTGGATTTTTCGGTGGGATGGCGGGATGTGCCATGATTGGTCAATCTATCATTAACGTCAAGTCAGGTGGAAGAGGCAGACTGTCGGCTTTTGTAGCCGGTGCGTTCCTCATGTTCCTCATCATTGTTTTAGGAAATGTCGTGGTACAGATTCCAATGCCGGTTTTAGTCGGAATCATGATTATGGTATCTATCGGCACCTTTGACTGGTCGTCATTTAGTTATTTAAAAAAAGCGCCAAAAGCCGATTCTATTGTTATGCTGGCAACAGTAATGATTGTTGTCTACACACATGACCTTTCAATCGGTGTGCTAGCAGGCGTACTGTTGAGTGCTATCTTCTTTGTCGCAAAGATATCGAAGATTAAAGTGAAGAAAAAATTATTGGAAGACACGTATTACGAAGTAGTAGGTCAATTGTTCTTTGCTTCAGTTGAAGATTTCCTTGAAAAATTTGACTACGAAACGCAAGGACAGACGGTTATCATTGACTTTACCGAATCGCATATTTGGGATGATTCTGGCGTTGGTGCCGTCGATCGGGTTGTCTTGAAATTCCAGGAAAATGGCAATAATGTAAAAATTGTTGGCTTGGATACAGGCAGTCAGAAGCTGATTGATCAGCTAGCGGTCTTCAACAATCAACATGTAAAATTCCCAACCCATTAA
- a CDS encoding universal stress protein: MYTRILLAVDGSEHSERAAKEAVKLAKGSTKSQVTIVFVADYDDSKKEVLHSGSSSELDLKRRKNLQPVEDALSAGGVNYKVEILHGTPGPAIVEYANQDEFDVLVIGSRGLNSLQEMVLGSVSHKVVKRANCPVLIVK, encoded by the coding sequence ATGTATACTCGAATATTATTAGCAGTGGACGGCTCGGAACATTCCGAGCGCGCTGCAAAAGAAGCTGTGAAATTAGCAAAAGGATCAACTAAATCTCAAGTAACCATTGTTTTTGTGGCAGATTATGATGATTCTAAAAAAGAAGTTTTGCATAGTGGCAGTTCCTCGGAACTTGACCTTAAACGTAGAAAAAATCTTCAGCCGGTAGAAGATGCGTTAAGTGCGGGAGGCGTCAATTACAAAGTGGAAATTCTCCATGGTACACCTGGACCTGCCATTGTTGAATATGCTAACCAAGATGAATTCGACGTACTTGTCATCGGCAGCCGCGGCTTGAACTCACTTCAAGAAATGGTTCTTGGTAGTGTTAGTCATAAAGTGGTGAAACGTGCAAATTGCCCCGTTTTAATTGTAAAATAA